Sequence from the Helianthus annuus cultivar XRQ/B chromosome 13, HanXRQr2.0-SUNRISE, whole genome shotgun sequence genome:
GTATTTTCTATATGTAATGACATATTTAATTTATCTCAAAATAGGGTTCTCAACTAAGTTCATGTCAAAACAAATGTAATACTAAAATATTTATATCTAAATAAACATATGTAATCCTAAAAATATTTATATCAACCATAGTTATATGTAGGGAGTCGAAACAGTATTTAAAAGTCGATTTGTAATTCATGTTCTTGAACGCAAGTcatgtttatatatattattcACAATCAACATTAGgatgtttgtttgttaatgtttATGGTTATGAGTACGTTAGATTCAGTGATCTTAGGAAGATGTCCAACATGTGATAAGGTGCACCAAAACAGAATTTCAACCAATGTTTTCAGGACAGGACCGGACCGGAGGTCGGCCCGGTCGCCTTAGGGGGTCAAAGGTCGGATCGGTCCGACCAGATTTAAGACTCGGATTACGTCATAAATTATAAAGGTATTATGTTGATAACGATAAACTAAACTTTTGTACCGATTAATATTTGTTTTGAGAATTTTTTATGAAAgcttattaataataataaatctcTACATGAACTGAAAATTCAAATGCTAACTAGTTAACTAAAATGAAAACAACAACGAAACAATGTAATTTATATATTTCTAAAGCTAAATCAAATCAAAGAATTGAATAAATAAATAGTTAAAAGATGAAACTTCGCTGATGTTAGTATCTAAAGCCAAGGAAAAACATTTcaataaataaaagttttataTGTTAGATTTTCAAGTGGGCCACATGCTGAAACTTAAAAAGCCCATTAGTAGAAAGTTAATAAggtgatgtgctaaaagtggttaaataaaaactactaaaattaacctaatctagacactctAAGCTTTAGATTTATAAATTTAGACTTGATCTAAAACTAAACCACataaccggcaagtgtaccgatcaatgcagTATAGCTACAGTAAGTctgagtatcgaacccacgagactctatttAACTACGTTAATTACTCTATCTAGACTGACACTGACACGGACTCTAACTGTTTTTATGGTTGCATGAGTAATCATATTATTAGGATATTAGTTATTATGGAACCGGGATGTTCTAATACTAAACCTGTTGAGATACTGAACACGAcccccgacccttctcaggatgACACTTATGGCACTCTAAAGGCAGTTATGAACACCGTTGGttagactctctctctctcaagacATCTAAATGGTTTACGAAAGTACCCTAATTTGATTTACTCCCTCTCAGGACATAAACCTAGGATAGACTCGGGTTCTTGGTTAGACTTGTTAGACAACGGTCACTAAGGCAACTATTTCAGACTCCTCTCGAAGCTCCAACCTAGCAATTTAATGACTTAGACATAACAATAACCTCGCATCTCTTAGCTATTGAGATTAGTAGAACACTTAAATTTGTTTGATTACCGAATATCACTTCTAAGGTATATTGTCCATTTAACCCTAAAGATCACAGTTAAAAATTATAATCTAGCATGaacctattatgtgatatagacagtCACCAAGACTCACACGAAGCAATAAACAATACTCAAACGTTTATAAGCATGCATATACATCTAAACAATAACCGAGTCGACTACTTTCGCAAATAGTCCATAAACAACTAAAAATCCATAATAAAAATCATCACTTTACAAACCAATCATCCAATCACTCTCCCCTCCTCTTGTTTCGTCCGATGTTGATGATGTCCTCCAAGAGTTATATTTCGTCCATCCTTTTTTTACGATGTTTATTTATATGACAAAGTCAGCCGCTTCTCTAAAACAATCCTTGTCCAATTcatatatttaataatatatttttagggagatgatcaaataggaagtttattttggctaggaaggataagAAGCAATAAGATTAcgacatgtggcaaaatttaaaataaagagaaagggtattttagtcaattttatccaATCTTCTCCCTTCTTCTTCTCtctgtaacttcaaaacccaccatcttcaacctttttttcactttctatctcaataatcactataTTGTAGTGCGaatttcgtcaccaatcaatgattcaaacacccaatcaacgtgttctttaacttttttgaagaaagccagtttaatttcatacaatatctcattttttttcctgtgattttgaagcgagtcactcgattcgttcgattcgatcgctgataagtgtttctaacattcaAACTTCATCAATCTAtgaagaaatctgaagaaatcggcttcgatctatgtaagaaattttttaattgcatttttacgatctgaGTTTTTGAATTGAGTAATTGCGTTTTACAAAGTAATCTTGGCGGGGTCCGGGGGCAGCacccctgggagcagggtccaaggggcggcagcccctggcggggtccaaggggcagagccctgGCTGGGTCGAGCTTTTGATCTCCTACTTCCtagttcagacaattcacagacaaaacATACactggttcaatgcgttttagaaaaacacattttgaagtgttgttagtccattgcgttttaggtaaaacacatatttatgtgtttttagtccattgcgttttagagagaacactttcttttgtgtttttaggctgttacgttttagaaaaaagacattttatgtgttttttggtccattgcgttttagaaaaaacatattttgaagtgtttttagtccactgcgttttatgtaaaacacatttttatatgtttttcaGACTATTTCCgtttagaaagaacactttcttttgtgtttttaggccattgagttttagaaataagacatttctttgtattttctggtaattgtgttttagaaataagacatttatttgtgtttttttgtgcattgcgttttagaaaaaaaatcattttttacgttttttgtcCCAACTGggttttccatttttttttcgaaaatataacaatagtatactcgttttaaagataaaaaacgctcatTTTTTTGGtgcagtttttataaaaaaataatgtcgtatgaaaaagttattaacgtttaaaaaatgaggggggattggaggagagagaaactattgtctttgactagaatgcccttacaAAAACCCACACCCCTCTTTTTTCCTCTTCATTTTCACTCATTTAATTTTAGTCCTTGATTAAATCAATTGATAGTCAAGATTACTttctagcaaaaaaaaaaaaaaattcctattatatcctaacctTATATTTGtatgtttaatttatatattgAACAATCCTTTTATCCAGTAACACTTGCCTCCATTTATTAATAATTGGTGccttctattttttttcttttgaagcCCAAACGTGTAGGAGTTTTTGGcccaaaacaaaaacaataataatctGCAGCGTTTAATAAATAACATAAAGATAGCGGGCTCGGCCCACTCGAGAAAAATAGCGGCAATTTTAATTCGGTCACTGGTAGTCTACTCTACTCGACTAGCTGGATAtttctttattactgatttacctgaccaaacacaaaataatatagtataatactaaaaactaaataaaacaaataaatactaTATAAAAATTATAAGGCCCACATATTTCTAGATATGTTTTCATCGTCTTCTAAACCTAAAACAGTACACTACCTCATATTTCTAGATACGTTTTCATCGATGTTGAAATGGGTTAAATGCAATAACCGGCCCGGTGATGCTTCCGGCTCCTAGTCAGACCGGTCCGACATACCAATAATCTTATACTCTGTCTTATACTTGTTTTAATAGATATCATCCCTGCCATACCAATATTTATTTACATTCTTCAACAAATTAAAATCAATTGCAAGAAAAAGATGCAACATATAAAAACCATATTATTAAGTTTGGCTGACAACCAAGCCGTTATAGTTTTTCAACAACACCTTAGAATCCTGATATCTAGAATTCAAAATTTATTTGCTAGTTGAAACGGATGATcattcagcttgatttcacttCACTACTATGGGCTTTGTACAACACCAATGTACAAAAAACCATAGGAGCTAACATGGGCTACGGGTCGAAAGGGCCCGCAGccacagacgttccaacatcatCATCTCCAGAGTCTTTACCATCATCACTAACTTCCTCGTCACTTGTTTTCTCATCTTCAACTACACCAACATCCTCCGGCTTCGCGTATTGTTCACGGTACTCTACATGATCATGTAGGCGgattaaaaaattaaaacttgGTATGATAAACTTTATTATTAGTATGAGTACCTTTCACTCTTTTTTCGTAAGTTTGTTTGTCACTTAAGATAAGAGCAGCAGCTTCTGTGTTCAATGGATCATCGGCATTTGGGTCCATCAAGAGTTGGGGAAGAAAGTTCTCAAACACATTCACTAAGTCTACAAACATTTTTATGATAGATGTTGAAAAATACCATttagtttaatttaatttaattagttCTAAAAATTATCCTACCAAACATGGGGCTCCAAGTCTGATTAAGCACATCTACGCAAACTGTGCCTGACCTGAAATTAACATTTGATAAAtgaatttatttattaataaactaattaatgtcatatttatttatttgcatttCATCATAACAAAAAAATGACTTACGCTTCATCAACATTTGGATGATAAATCTTGTTAACAAAGCCAATTGATGGAGAGGAATACGGGTAATCATTTGGAAGCTCAACTCGTACCTTCCACAAACCTCCGGCGTAAGAACCTGCGTGCGTATTCATGATTATGAAAAATTAAAACAATCagatttgaaaacatttgataaaTGAATTTATTAATTAACTAATGTCATATTTATTTTGAATCAAAATACAACATTATGTTATACATTATTTGAAGATTGAAATAAATCATAATTACAAGTAATGTTTCTAGTGATTTAACAAATATTAACATATAATTTCAATCCAAACACAACTAGATCCTTCAAGATCTAAAAGAAGTTTCATCCAACCATAAAAGTCATAATTATCACTAATTTCATAACATAATCAATAATCATACCCAAAAGAAGAATGAAATTGTGCaagaattaaacacataaaactcttTGATCCCTAACCAGAAACTAAAATTTAAAGAAATAAATTTTGAGATAAATTCTTGTTCATTAAACATACAAATGTCCGGTTTGACTATAAAAGTCAAAGCCATAGATGATGACTATAAAAGTCTTCCTTCACCACTTTTCATCGAAACTTTAAATTAGATATTAGTAATTGATGTCTCTAGGCATTTACAAAaactatataataataataataataataataataacaataacaacctAAGTTTTAGCTAAAACATTTTGCCCCATAGATATAAATACATCTCAAGCTTACCCGCTGATAAGTAAATACACCAAAACAATCACCTCTATCTATTCTCAACCGCACGTTGATCATGATAcgaaaaaaatatgaaaaaattaataaaaataaaaccgaAAACATCATGCTTTGATCATGTCAAATTGCATTTACATTAATAAGTAATGACGCGTAAAAATGATTTAAGGAATATTTCCAAAGACGTTAATCATTCAAATCAATTTCTAAAATAAGATACACATGTGACTGATTTAAATCTTGTGATGCATGTTCAGAATCAAGAATCAACATTATCCATACATCACTTGAAGATTAAAAACATCATAATTATAACTATTTTTTCTAGTAATCTAACATATATCAACATTTAATTTCAATCCAAACACAACTAGATCTTTCAAGATCCAAAAAGAAGTTCCATCTGACCATAACAGTCAAAACTGTCAACAATATCAAAACATAACCAATAATCATACCCAAAAGAAGAATAAACCTGTGCaagaattaaacacataaaactcttTGACCCCTAATAAAAAACTGAAAATTTAAAGAAATAAAATCTGAGATACATTATTGTTCATTAAACATATAAAGGTTCGATTTAACTATAAAAGAAAAAGCCATAGATGATGCCATAAATGCTCTAAACCGAATACATACATAGTCCCTCTTCACCACCTTTTCATCaaaactttaaattattttattagcAGTTAATGTCTTTAAGCATATACCAAAACTATATAACTAGAATCATAATAATCTAAATTTTAGCTAAAACATTTTGGCCCATAGATATGAACACATCCCAAGCTGGCCCGTTCCTAAGTAAATACGTCAAAATTACCACCTCTATCTATTATCTACCGCACATGGACCGTGATACGAAAAATATATACGAATTAATAAAACCAAAAACACCATACTTTGATCATCACAAATTGCATTTACTTTAAGACCATGCGTAATGGGCATGAAAGGGCTTGATAACGCCCCCACCGCTGCCTCCTTGGACGTTATACGGGGCATGAAGAGGAAGAAGTGTTTATAGTATAACGTCGGATgaagagaaaaaaaaattgaaaggtATGATGTTGATGTGGCGAAAAATGCCCCTTAGGAAGCATTAACCATTACGAGTGGTATAAGAAGTAACGGTGAGTAAAAAATGTTTTAAGGAGGATTTCCAGGGCCATTAATCATTCAAATCAATTTCCGAAATAAGATACTCATTTAACCGATTTAAAATCAAACAATGCATTTTGGAAAAAAGAATCAACATATGTTCTACATGATCAAAAACATCATAACTATAACTAATTTTTCTAGTGATCAGCATTTAATTTCAATCTAAACACAACTAGAACTTCAAGATCCAAAAAAGAAGTTCCGTTTGACCATAAAAGTCAAAATTATCACTAATTTAAAAGTTTTTAAAGTAGTTCTAAACAAAAATCAAGAACATAATCAGTTAAACAAAGAAAACTGGTTGAGGGTTTAGAGAATTTACTGTTAGGAGGTCCATTCATATACACAAAGAATTCATTCACGCTATCATCAATGGTTTCCACCTTGAAATTATTCATCATTCTGAAATAAATATTCAATAATATTCAATTAGTAAAATAACAACATTTAAGCAAAATTATTTATATGAAAACATATGGAAGTAGAGAACTAACAGTTTCATGAGGTCAATTTCCTTGCGTTTGGTTGTAGAAGACATGATTTTCTTTCAGAATTTCAGTAAATTGTTTGTTAGGAGAAGATTGAAGAATATTCAGGGCAAGAATGTGTTGTAAAAGCAGGGGATTTATAGGCATTGATCAATGGCAACAAATACAAAAATGTGAGTTTATGACAACTATTTTTTACTTTATTctctttttttaacttttatgttttatattataaaaaatgtTCATAAAAATATACATGGACCAAACACATGACCTTTTTTGATTTATGAGTTATAGCTATAAGAtagaaaattgatttttttagatGATCTAGAAAAGTCTTatttttaacggccaacagaatcaatccaGAGCATTCTTGGAGCACCcactggaccaaacggagtactccgagagtaacccgagtccaccaacAATTCCGGAGAAAACCcgataacccacccgcccgtaggcacgacggtgaaattactggtaaaacctgtttggctcaaggatcaaatccaggtttccctgggtctcctatcattgcccacaagtgcctcactctgcaccaaatgagagttgaacctgcatctctcaagagaaatgcaaaaTAAAATAGAGTATATAAATGATTTTAAGTAATTTTTTTATTAGATAAAAGTATGTTATTATAATTTATAATGTgtttagaaaaataatttaaacgcGTTAAAGCTAATATTCTAACGGCTTCCTTGTCGTGTTTTGAGTCATTGTATTCGCATTAAAAGCATGAGTTAAGAAAATGAGATACGATCATATATGATATGATTGTATCACAATACTCGCATTTGACATTTCTTGTATGGTGCATGATTTATGGATGTGCGGGTCGAGGGTGTTCGGGATACCCTTCAACTTTTTCTGGGGAAATGCAaaaaaaggattttttttttttttttttgatttatgAATTAGATACATCTGAAAAATATTAGGATAACCCTCAACTTTTTTGGTAAAGTGCAAATAAAGTTTTCTCTTCGTTTTATATATTAGATACACATGGGCAAATATTAGGATACATGACAAAAAATGGGATACCCTCAGTTTCTTTTTTCTAGATCTGCCACTGCTTGTAGGGACGAGATCTAAGCAGAATACAAATTATTGTGAGAACCAATGTTCAAATTTaaagatttaaaaataaaaaaaaagattataAGAATGTAATGGTCATTATTTCTCATTCATCTCTcctaaaatttaaaatttagagtaaattgcaATTTGTGTCTCTGAGATTTCTGAGGGAGTCAACTTGAGTCCCCGTAGCGAGTTTTTGGATGCCTTAGTCTTTGTACTTTGAAAAGTTCTACATTCCGAATCCCGATGTTAAGATTATGTTAGTTTGACTGTTAAATCAAGTGGTATTTTGGTAGTCTAGcaatattaaaaagaaaaaaaaacaaacaaaatcaagAATAAACCCCCAATTTCATGTTTCTTTGAACACCCCATATTTGATTCCCTAAATTCCTCAAAtttcttgtttcttgaataattACACTTTCACattttaaattaataaacacaAATGTTTACCACCTGTAACTATTATTAGGCTAGGGTGGTATATTGCCTCTGGCCACCTCAGCCTTGTTAGCGCCCCTTAGCACCCCCTATCCATCCCCTGCTTGCCAAAGGGGGGGCGCCATCGATCCTCCGCCAGCCCAGGTGGGACCCATTGTTTTCAGCCAATCAATTTTTTCTCtttatttttgtgttttgtattttgtttaatgGGGGGTGTttatgtaacaacccgacttttcggatTGTTATCCGTTTGCTTTTGCTTCGATTGGTAACCATCTTGTACTCCGAGATTCGATACAAATAAAGGGTTATGTTATACTAAATACATTTTCATCACACCGCACCGCTGCACGTTTAAACGCCTTATAGTCGCAAAAACTCTCAACGATAACGCAACACAATTTACAGAGAATTATGCTACTTTATTTGCTGAGTGTGTCCGCATTCGCTTATCACGCCTAACACGCTAAATCGCAAACGCTGTTAATTGTAGTAGTAATGTTATGCTGTGTGTTCTTATGTGCTTTACTTGTGTGTGCTTTATATGTTATGGATTACACTCGAAACGCAAACTCAATGATACTCGAATAACTCGATTTATCACTtcaaaacgcaacgcaacgcaacGCAACGCGACCCGATACTCGGTGTTACACTAAAACACTTAAAGTACCAATACTAACTAATGCAACAAAACACATTAAATGAGCATCCTACACGCGAAACGGAGAATTTAGTGCACAAAACAGCACATTTGAACGAAGCCAGGTCGCCTCGtaagtgccttcgtacgaaggcagccGGTTCGAACAGAAGGGTTGTTGTGCGATCCCACtcttctataaatacccaagcccTCTCCATTTCACCTCACTTGCTGATTTCGCACCGAATCAGTGCTAAATTATTGTCCGTCCATTTTCAAGTACGATTTAACAGTTTTCTATGAttacacaacgttttccacttCGATTTTCACAAGGTTCATCTTCGATTTCTTCAAAACTCTTCTGTTTTTTCATTTAAACTTCATCTTTTTACAAgaacttcatctttttcatacAAAATCTTCATCGTTTTCATCAAATCTTCTTCTTTCATCTCGGATCTACACTTGAACGAGTGATTTGGGTATAGATTCGGCTTCCCAAGTTGTGAATATGTTGGTTTCACACTCACCAAGTGATAGATCTAGGTGGAAACACTTTAAAACTCTTTTAAAGTTGATTTTTACACTACAACAGACCTAAAACGACATGTATTTCGTTCACTAAATAGTGGAACGAGGTAAAGCCGAAACCAGCTTGAATAGGACTCGGAAATACATCCGATTTAGGTGAAAACACAACATCGAACGCCAAAAACTGCCACGTTTATGAACTGGACTGTTCTACGTGAAGCTAGCTTCGTACGAAGGTACTACCCTCGTACAAAGACACATGGCCTCGTGTACGAAGGCACTGATTTTACACAACACAGCCCGATTCCTACTCGTGACACAATTAAAGACCTCTCCGACTCTAAGTTCAATCAATACCTTAAGGTTGGagggatgaacactcgatttTCCAAAGACAGACGCGAAGacactcgattttggacaacAGAAGCTGCACAAGTGCGAAGAcccaccttcgtacgaaggcacagcTTTGTACGAAGCTTCTGTTTCCCACCGACACTTCAAATTTTGATGGTTTCAGTACCTTGGAGGACTTACGCTTCTGTTCCCGTACGCAGGCTGATCCGGCGCTCCCTTAATCCACATCAGATCATTTTACTTATTGAAACACgcaatgtgagtatacttgaacccattttcatttaacgcacttttgggtgttacatacgttctctgcaaaacacaacacacaacacacaacacaaacacttttaacgctaaccgctctcgcatgctatacgtgattagTTGAATGCTTGTTGCTATGCTTATACAATGATTACTTGCCAGACCGCCTCTAGCAaagatagtactatagtttggactcagggGTTGCTAGAGATCAcatactttacttcacgtgttcacTTCGGTGAACATGTGTCACGCATACTCTACTCGCAGTCATGTGGTTAGGATGTATCATTGTTGGTAGTTTACATGCAACgcccgttacgtgttacatgttggttatgtgtAAACGCTTTTATACTAtatctatgcaaacttgtgtactcacctttactttatgtattgacttttattttaacgtatgtgacaggttgatggaTTTTGCTGCAAATGGATTATGAAGTCTAGAAACCCACAAAAAAagtctgagttgtcggaatagttTTGTTTATGAGAACTCGTTATCTGTAATGACTGTTTACTGAATATTTGTTCGTTAGTATGGGATGATGAACCTTTAAAATATTTGTAATGAATagtcgttatggattctcttggaaagtctgtttcgctcagtgccacgccccgatgattccgccatcggttggggtgtcaCACTTTAAAGgggctttaaaccattgcatgcaagttaaagaGAAGGGCTTTAAAGCCCTCTATGTGACATGACGCTGATGTGACactataaagcccctaggggctttaaaCCACACCCCAGCCTTATTATAACAGAGTGAAACACAGTTAATCCAACTTAAATGATCTGTCTTTTTaatccaaacaaaaaaaaaacctttttctctAAACAATACGCTTTGTTCTTGTGGTGATTTGCGGTAACGGTTATTGACGGAGGAGATGAATCAttgatttttgtgttttttattttgttaAGGGGGGGGCTTTAAATCATTACATGCAAGTTAAAGAGAAGGGCTTTAAAGCCCCCTATGTCACATGACGCTGATGTGACactataaagcccctaggggctttaaaCCACACCCCCAGCCTTATTATAACACAGTGAAACCCAGTTAATCCAAATTAAATGATCTTTCTTTTtattccaaattaaaaaaaaaaaccttt
This genomic interval carries:
- the LOC110903581 gene encoding ubiquitin-conjugating enzyme E2-23 kDa, coding for MSSTTKRKEIDLMKLMMNNFKVETIDDSVNEFFVYMNGPPNSSYAGGLWKVRVELPNDYPYSSPSIGFVNKIYHPNVDEASGTVCVDVLNQTWSPMFDLVNVFENFLPQLLMDPNADDPLNTEAAALILSDKQTYEKRVKEYREQYAKPEDVGVVEDEKTSDEEVSDDGKDSGDDDVGTSVAAGPFDP